The genomic region AACTTGATGTGCCTCACACATGAGTCAAAGTACACACCTGAGAGGAAGGAGACAAGTAGCACAACAATATGAGAGCAATACAAATATCTCAAGGTTTGATTTTATTTTCAAAGAGGattttgaacatgtttcatttgaATTTTTCCTCAAATTATTGAGGAGGaccagcctcctcttcctccctggacGAGCCTCCTCTGATCCACTCACAAATACTAGTACATAAGTATGTAACCTaaacctgtcccctctcctccacttacCGGTACATTTAGGGTTGGGACACTTGCTGGCCAGGTCCAGGTAATGCACCAGGTTTCCAGGCAGGTAATTGGTGTGGTAGGGCAGGTTGCAGGACTTGATGGTCCGTCCGGCCAGCTCcaacagggagggagggtcgTAAGTCATGTCCTTGATGAAGCGGACCACCAGGGGGTTGCCGCGGAGACTGAGCTCCTGCAGGTGCACCAGGCTGAGGATCTCCCGCGGTAGGTAGGTGAGTAGGTTGTTATGGAGACTGAGGCAGCGCAGGGAGTAGAGTCTACAAACAGACATATTCAGACATGACAGTGAATCatggctttagctcagcaggctaacacagtcttatGACACACAGGAGACCCAAGTTAAAAAAGAAAAAGAGAACTGTCGGTCAAATTAATAAATGATGTAAAGTCAGTGTTTCTCTTATGGGATGGCCCTCACCTGGTGAGTTGGGGGGGTACACTTTGTATCCGGTTGTCACAAAGGACCAAGTATCTGAGACCGTGAAGGCTGGCCAGCTCTGGGGGGATGGAGGTGATGAGGTTCCCACCCAAATAAAGCATCTCCAGACTGCATCAgatcagagaaaaaaaacatgtttttcttcaCGCTTGGAATGACAGGGAACATTGCTAAATTAACATACAGATGTAGTATCTTCATTTGAACCAGTTTTCTACAGCATAAAAATAATcccgcagcaacaggaaatgtgaattattacatGGATTATATAATGCACAATGTTCAAAGGTCAagaatggccaaacagttgtctAAATCCAGAAGAAGCATGTTGAAATTCCAGGGTTCAAAGATTGGACTGAGTGGTCTGTTTGTTTTTGGAGAACCGCTGTGATAAGTTGACACACATACTAAACTCTTGAACACCTCCAGAGCGAACACCTGCCAACTTTCTCTGATAAAGCTGACAACagaagaaaaagagaggagaTAAAGGGAGAGTTAGTTAAGAATTTAACTCCAGTGTTtgacaatttatttttatttcaacgGAAGAGATACAGAATGAAGAGAAGAGATGATTGTAAAAGAACTCTGATTGTAAAACGTCTTCTCCTTTtaggagattgagagagagagagagagagagagagagagagaacgagaaatcCTGTGAGAGAAACGTCAAGATGGGAGGCCTTATGATGCAAAGCACAGCTGCTAATTTAGCCTCAATACAGTCTGAAACTGCTGTatgctttggggggggggggggggggggtgtccaaTTGACCTTCTCATCTTATCTTTAGTCTATAACTTATTATCCACTCTGTTCCAAGTCCTAAACCCCCGTTTTCCTCTCTCATGGTGCCAGTCCCCCACTGTGGGCAATATGTCAAATGACCTTGTTTTGTAACatgtcacacagccagccagacaggctAAGCTACACTGATGAGCTGATTCCAAAGATTTGTGTCAATGCAGCACCAAGATGTGGAACCTATCTAGCTGAATACAGCAACAGCATTGATTTTATGCAAATGTATTTGCCCGTTATCTTAACCCTCGCCATCTAGTTCCTGAATGCACACCTTGACATTACCGCTGTAGTTATGGAGTCCCAGGCATTTCATTAAGACAGCAACAGAGCTTATTATTCAAGCCTACTACTACATAATGGCTATTATGGGCATGCTATTATCAGGTAAggcgcaggtagcctagcgattaaGAGTGATGGGCTTGTAAATGGCAGGcggctggttcgaatccctgaccCATGTGAACAATCTGTCGATGAgtccttgaacaaggcactcAACCCTAATGGCTcgtattttacatttttatttaacccttatttaactaggcaaaccagtttaagaacaaatgcttatttgcAATGACCGCCTACAcccgccaaacccagacgacgctgggccaatggtgcgccgccctatgggactctcgtTCTGGTTAAGAGTgtatgctaaatgactaaaatatatttgataagGGCAACATAACCTTGATGTGGCGATTTCTTTATTCACATTTGAGCGTCCCAACGTTACGCTATTAGAAGCAACGAGTGTATAAGCTCAGAAGCTTAAAAGCTTAAAGCTCATCTAAATTTCAACAACCTCACTTCGTCAGGCAtagatgttgttgtttgttaAAAGTCCCCATTTATATTAAGTGCCTATAAAACCTATGATTGCATGGTAATTAACGTTACATGGGGTACTATGGTGTAAGTAGTTAGTTTCATTGTAACTAATACCGTTAGCCTATATTATTAAAACTCTATTGCCGCTATAATGTATCAGTAGTCTTACCTGGTAACATTTTCTATCTCTGAGGGGATAGCTTTGAGTCTATTACCCCCAAGAGACAGATATTTTAATCGCTGGAGTTTTAGAAACTGAATGGGCACCTCTTCAAATATATTCCCACTGAAGTTCAATGTGTCTATCTGCATGGACCCAAATTCCTTTGGGAACGAGAATTCGTTCAAACGGTTGTTCTTGGCTATGAGTGTTTTGAGGTTTGACAAACGTTGAATGTCCTCACAGAGAACCGTTAATCCATTGTTGCTTATATCCAGAACTTCCAAATTGGAGAATAGACATACCGAAGCGGGAAACACAATCAGTCGGTTGTTATACAGGTAGAGTTGTCGGGTCACTCTCCTCCGTTCGTCACCGACAGTGTCCAAATTTAAGCTCTCCAGATTCAGATGGGACATGTCCAAAATGCAACCCCCCTGATCAACTGTTGCAAACAGCTCCATATTCAATATCAATTGCTATCCAGCGAGTTCAAAAATATGAATTAATTAAGTGTTATTTTTTACAAAGTATAAGATCTTTCAGCACTGGTTAAGACCGTATAAAGCCTCTACGCATTCTGCTAATCTGCAAATAAATGTCCATTAAATACAGACCGCAGTCACACCACGGACCGTACACGCACAGCTGTCACATTGGCATCACGTTCACATGTAGCGGGTGTTACAAGGCTGGTCAAGCTTTAGATTCTCCGCCCCCAGTTTAAATTAACCCGTACATGCCTGCTGGTGCCACAGAACGTCTCCATGTCCAGAAATCACGTTTGCGCGTGTGTGGATGCTTTGTAAACGGTTATCTGTTTTCACACTGAAATACATGGTCATTTAACTTTGCAATTGGACACCCCAGCTCTCGTTTCTATTAGCCTATGAGGAACCATATCTAATATTTTGTAATATGCCCTACTAGTTTTAGTGGTAGACCTTATGTCACAAAGGTCTGGAGACATGTGAAATGATATAATGACCATTATAAGCCGTGGTGTatgagaccgtataccacgggtatgacaaaacatttattgttTATCGCTCCTATTActttgtaaccagtttataatagcaataagacacctcggggatttgtggtatatggccagtataccacgactaagggctgaaTCTATGCACTCTGCGTTGTGTTCGGGTATAAGAACagcacttagccgtggtatattggccatataccacacccagtACACACACATTCGGTCGGTCAAAAGTGTATTAATAAAAATGTGCATAACCATTCCAGTACGtctattaaatgtatttattgacaTGTATAAAGCTTGCATACCTGTTTGACAATACAGTAGTCTTAATAATCAACAGGGAGTAAATGTTTAATTAAAAGTCTCCTGTAAACAAGCAAACAAAGTGAGCTGGTATTATTCTAAAAGTGAGACAATAAACACATAACAAACAAAAGAAACACAGGCTACTAACTTCAATTAGACCATACATTTGGCATGGTTTCATAGTGACAGACGTCCCCGAGGTCTTAGTGAAAATGTAAGGCACTTACTTTCTAAAAGTTACTACACATACTGTACTTCAGGTATCTTGCATTTGAACTTTGGTTTCAGTTATGCCATCAAACATGTTTTGTAGAAGTTGTTTTCCCCAATCCTTGTACCCGAACAAAGTCATCCAACCAAAGCACCTATATCCCGAGAGACCGACGTGCATCAGCTCCCCAAAAGACACATCAACGATCAAATGAATTGCAGTACTGTTGGCAAAGCATGCACAGACGATGTATGTCTCAGACGGACCACACAATCGTGTATTTCAAATGAGTAAGAGTGACCCATAGCACTCTCAAGTACTATTATCCTGTTCATTACAAATCCACACACTTCATCCACTACATCAAAGTACTGTCACTACAGCCTGGATCCATACTGAATTCTTCAGTTTCACTTCACAATCCAAATCCAGGCTAGTGCTTTGGCATTCAATTCATTTTATGGAGTAATAACTCTTACAACCCCGTTGATAGAAAAGCCATTTGTAAACAGATGGACAGCATTACCCCATGAGTGTAAACATGCAGCCTACAGATTGAACCCtagcatttttattttttttgacctttatttaactaggcaagtcagttaagaacaaattttcaatgacagcctaggaacagtgggttaactgcctgttcaggggcagaacaacagattttgtaccttgtcagctcgggggttttgaacttgcaaccttccggttactagtccaacactctaaccactaggctacctgccgccccatattgaTATGAGTAGGGCAGCAGATCAGAAAATAGAGCTGGAATACAAGTTCTTGTCTAAGACTGAGTGTGGACTTTCTTAATTTCCTTTTTTTCTAACAGATTGAACCCTGGCACCATCAGATGTTATGGGTCAATGGGTTTTTAACTGTATATATTACAGATATGATATGAGTAGTAACACTGCCAGGCAAGAGTAATCACACTGTTGATGGATTTACAATGGTCAGGTACATTTACAACTCAGCCATGTGTTCATCCTTCATGTGATTTACTGGCCCAATAAAATACCCAGGTGTCTGGAAGAGCAACCCTGTAAGGTCAATGCATTTGATTATGCTTTCTCGCCGAATTGCTTATCTCAACCCTCTGTGATGGGGTTGGGTATGTGACGTGGCAACTGTGAAGTCATTTTCTTTTAACAGTAGTTCTTACAACTTGTGCTTTCGGAGTGTTACTCAAATAGGATAACAGGACTGTGTTTGATGGTACGGTACACACAATTCAACTAGTCTCCCCTATACACAATTACAATAGACATTGGTACAGTtttaaaaaaatcataataatTAACATTTTTAAATCTAAAAACAATAGTGATGCAACAGTACAAGCTGCAAAGCTTCAGCCTGATAGTGATTGTTGATGGTGGGACTGAaagagtgctctctctctctctctctctctctctctctctctctctctctctctctctctctctcgctctctctcaaatgTCCTTAGTGCTCACTTTCATCTTCTCCACAGTTTCCTAACAGGAGTTAAAGGAACAAGATTATTGGCTACTGTAGAACAAGTACCCTTATGATAAACAGTGTACACAGCATGGGATTAGCTGctcttgattgagcttgcctgacgcgatggaaccaatggaatagtctcaTATgtgcaaaccccgcccatctggcaccccaggcaggctcaatcaaaTGTGCCTAGTATTAAAAAGAAAGCaaaacccaggtctgatgtacAGTAAAGACGCAGCCAAAAAGTGAGACATTCCTAGAAGCATGGGCATGTAAACTATGACAAATATCGGCTCTGATTATTACAGTAATTGACTCATAAAGTTCTAAGTACAGGTGTGTGTATTGTATAAGTACACAGCCTCATTGACCTATACTgttacttaaaggggcaatccacAATTGAAACAATAACACTTCTTAAGTGTTTTGATTAAAAGCTGAGGgttgggctggagaaatgtactgtaaccactctcaaattcatagacagagctatggatgtaaGGACTGAACATCCATTATATCAGAATTATAGTTTaaacatgttttgaggctatatacaatgtttgtttacatttactttgattacaaacattggagtaaaacaagcttacatTTTGGGTTCggatggagtgtgacagttgaactaagctcatgaggcatttacaaATTATACtctttaagaatcaatgggtacatataattATTTATAATTTTTAAGTCCAAAAATttataattatttattatttttaagtccaaaaatgtatgtagcaactgcagattgcccctttaacaagTAGCAGCAAAACGTAATGTGCTATTCATTGTTCCAGACTAACCTGATGTTTATTGAGCTCAGCCACTCGCCGTGTCCACTCCTCCTCTGTCATCTCCTGGTCAGCACCTTCAGTCTTCTCCACAGCAGGCACCTTatctgcagggagggagggagggagaaatagagagagagagaaagaacataaTTCATCTTAGCGCACAATCCCCTCACACTATGACCCAGATCAGTAAGGGCCTACTATAAAGGCAGGTGTAAGACAGCTAGTCTCACCTTCACAGGTCACAGCTGTGCAGACCCAGTTcccacaggcacagacacagcgGTTACACTCCACCTGAGTCTCTGCCCCGTCCTCATAGGTCTCATCCTCCAGGGCACACTCTACAGGAAGCAGATAACAGGAAGTCAATGGACATCACAGGAAATGACATGTTGATCAGTAACAGCACATAGTTTTCAAACCCAGAGATCAAAGTGGCCAATACTTTTGGGAGCGCCTTACGAAGCAGTCTCAACGGACCGGACCAGACCGGGTTTTGGGAAATCAGTAGGAGAAGTGAAAATGATTCCTTATTTTTGAATGTTCTTTAAATGTAAGAACCGACGCTGATGACGAGAAGCAGTTACAGGGAGTTTAACATtttgttgggttctgagaatgagaaatatacttattcatgtcactgagggagagaggctaatgtataacgtttacattatgtcaggatatgttattgttagccatcagggatccCATGGGAGGGATCCTCTGGGAtgagaagagacacagtctggtaccagTCACCATAACAGCCgcgagttggggaggagtgatcTCTTTGGGGTAGATGTCAGgttagatgaagtgaggaagaacagatatcactaaggttctgtctagcaacagagatgcattggctgttcagatgtgtaggaggagactcagcatagttacatatcagtgcttgtgtgaatacGTGGTCGCCTGATGCAGCTGTATTgatcctctgggaagaataaacttggttaagctttcatAGTGTCCGTAGAGTTTTTACTCTGAAGATTAGAACCTAACAATTTAATGAACGGACATAGAACAGGACCAGCGTCAGAACGGGGGGAACAAAACGACATGACGACAATATGctgaagcggggaacagagctggtgaacagacagatataggggaggtaatgagagCAGGTGATtgtgtccaggtgagtccaaatgATCGCAGATACGCGTGACGAGggaagcaggtgtgcgtaatgatggtggcaggagtgcgtactGCTGGGCAGCCtcagagcgggagcaggcgtgacactcAATCGATAGACAGAACCTATAGACCCGATGACGTGTTTCTGCACATAACCATAGATAGCTAACGTTGCCATGACATTGCCTACAAGCGTAATCGGGGATCtttattggagaagcagtttctggACATCTTAATTTTAATTTTCTTTGGTAACAGTATTTCATTTATGAAAGGGTCTTTTTTTaatgtgtttttaaaatggttgaataatcaaatcacattttaaaaaACGTAGGGATTGAACACGGGACATAGAAAAACACATAACAGGAACATACTGCATATGGTGTAAGTCTTACTTCTCTCTGGTGGGTTGAAGCCAGGCTTGAAGCAGTTTAGGAACTCATCGAAGCTCAACTGCCAGTCCGTGTTCTCATCTGAGAGCTCAATGAGGGCATCCACACACAGGCTCCTAGACACCAACAGGAGAGGTGGGGTCATGAACAATAGGACCAATAAGACACAGGAGGGAAATACAGTTAAACAGACTACTGTTACTGCCATTTCACTGGAGCtaatgtatatacactgagttGACGAAACATTATTGACTTGCAACCcagccccttttgccctcagaacagcctcaattcgtcggggaatcgactctacaaggtgtcaaatgcATTCCACATggttgctggcccatgttgaccccaatgcttcccacagttgtgtcaagttggctggatgtcctttgggtggtggaccattgttgatacacacaggaaactgttgagcgttgaaaaacacagcagcgttgcagttcttgacaccaaccggtgtgcctggcacctcctaccataccccgttcaaagatatttctgttttttatttctaatacatttgtaaacatattttcaaacctgtttttgctttgtcattatgtgtagattgatgagggaaaaaatgaattgaatccattttagaataaggttgtaacataacaaaatgtggacaaagggaagaggactgactactttccgaatgcactgtaaatgttcCTCAATGTTCCTTAGACTGGGCCTACTGCCAGTCCAGTTGCCCTTTAACTCTAGTCGATCTCACAGATGACCCCAGATAGCCAGCCGACACAAATTGGGAGGAAGATTCCAAACATGAATGAGAGTTGATACTGCCCAAATCCCTGTGTCGCTCTCTGCGCCCGCTCCCAGACCCATGATGCATGGGAGAGGGGTATGGTCCCACGGGACAGCCAGTGTGGTGCCACTGAGCACCGGCTCCATTGCCACCCACACCCACCACCACTTCCCATCAAAACAAGCCGCCTCACCATTGCAGAACTGCCAAAACACTTTCAGCCCCCCCAAATCACCCATCCCCCTGCCCTTGTACACCCTGTCTCGAGGTCACCATGTAAACAACTGTGATATAACAAatctacatccctcatcctaatCAATTACATTTTTTGATGATTCCATACAGTCTCAACTGTAGTAATCTACAGCACACTCACCATGGCTGCAAAGGTGCAGCAGGGTGATTAGATACTAACAACTGAACAGTTCAACATCAGAGTTAGGGCAAGAACTGAACAAATGAATTCCACAGAATTTGAATAGcatatatgtcacgccctgaccttagagctttttatgtctctattttgggttggtcagggtgtgatttgggtgggcattctatgttctattttctatgtttttgtatttctttgttttggccgggtatggttctcaatcagggacagctgtctatcgttgtctctgattgggaatcatacttaggcagccttctTTCCCTgttgtttgtgggtagttgacaTTGTTAGAGGCATTATAGTCGAAGTTAAGCTTCACGGTCGGTTGCTTGTTTTGTTGGCTACATTTCTATaaataaaaggaatatgtacgctcaccatgctgcactttggtccacttcttacgaCGCCCGTGACaatatattgatgtattatacAGGTTGCTATTGCTTCTGTATACGGTAGTTTTATATCAATATGGCAATAACCGATTCACTGAAAGAACTCAATCAAATACCTATTAGCAGTGCAAGCAGTAGCTTCATGATGGCCTTTCAATTGCTCCATTTACTCCATGTATTGAATTAAATTAGTGTTAGTCCCACAAAATGGCTTATTTAACTTATTTTGAAGTTAAGTTCCTGATTTGGTGCTGGAAATTAAAACCCTGCTAATTTGCTTAGGGAGCTCATTAAGTGCTGAGCCCCATTTATAATATGCTAATGTGTCGGTGGAGAATTCTTCTCTTTTCTTCAAGCAGCAATTGAAAACAAATGATTGCCAGGTACAGTCATTAGTCTTTTAAGTAAGCATTCTTATTCAACACAGAAATCCACATTACCGAGATACCAATATGTTGAGATAAACCATCATTATGTTGCTACTACTTGAAGAGAATGCACTGCACTCAGCAAATAGCAGTAAGTAACACTTACTGATGAAAATGTATACGAACTCAAAACGTCTGTCGCTCAGTCAGGATCATTATGACGTGATTATAAGACATTATGCCTTTAGAATGCATTATACCTGTCATGATTGACAGCTGTGCACTACTGACCCTGGGCCAGTGGTTGGGGCTCACCTGAGTAGGCGGTTGTTCTCCTCGTCAGCATATGACGTAATGTTGATGGCTGTTTCGTTGTGCTGGAGGAACTTAAGGAACTCAGTGGAATCCAGCTGGGAGTCTCCATTGTCATAGTCCTGTAGGAATATTCATTCATacatttttaacattttattGAGTATGAAAAGAAATGGCGGAGACGACCatcagagctctatggactttCTGTGAGAAGTGTcaaccacacaggcacacaggtggAGATGATCTTGACTCTTTGGGGGCGGGGGGGCAGAGCAGGAGAGCTGTTGCATAACTGTTGTTATGTGTTCAAGTGCTGGGCAGTGGGAAGAATGTTAAACAGTCTGTTCTTGCTGTGGGGCGTTTTCTTTGCTGTGTAGCTTGGCCCACAGAACAAACAAGATAACTAACTGACAGAGGGGGAGAACTTGGTGAATTTCCAACTGATTCTGTCTCCGTAGAGCTGCTGCAAGTGAAGTGTATCATTCCGCTGCTTACGGAGTCATTAAGTAGTCCATACATGCTAACGGATTGTAATCTTAGCCATTTTATTAatatgaggacagaggaggactTTCTAGAAGTACAAGACTAGAAATAAATACAACTCCACTTTAAATACTGTGAGCTGTCCGGTACTTTTCCTTGCAGTTTACCAGCAATAGTTCAACTACGAAAGTATCATTACTTCTctccacaaacacatacacacacacacacacacacacacacacacacacacacacacacacacacacacacacacacacacacacacacacacacacacacacacacacacacacacacacacacacacacacacacacacacacacacacacacacacacacatacacaaccaggCACACACTGGgcccacaaccacacacacgtaACCACCCACCCAACCCCACAAACACGCACAAGTCCAACCTACCTTAAAGTACTTGAGCAGGATGTTGGAGAAGTTGGAGCCCTTGGCGAACCAGCCGTCAGGGACCACCTCATTCTGCAGCCACTGGATTACCCGGCTGCGCAACTCGTTCCTGTTGGCCAGGTAGCACACGACtacacaggcagagagggagagagtagagagggtcAGTACTGCAGACAGCTAAATGACTATACAGACTCGCTCATATTTACAGCGTATTTCTACTGGAACTAAGTATGTGAGAGtacttctgtttgtgtgtgtgtgtgtgttgggtgagggctgggtgtgagtgtgtgtgtgtttcccttgAGCACATAGCTGTTGTGTGCTAGTGTAAAGGAATATCCAACAGTGTATCTTCTACAGTGCATGCAAGGATAGTATAAAATGAACCTACTGCTATCATTAATCAATTATTCATTCACCTCTCTGAGACAATGGGCCTCATGACCTTGAGCAGTATACTTACTTGGGCTAGCAGCAACAGCTTTGTCTGTCTTTTTCTCTGAAAGAAATCACAACACAATCAAAACACTCTGCTTAATCTCCTCTTTATTGCAGATTGTCCGTTGGAACACAGAAATAAAATTCCCAGGACAGACTTTCCTATTCTAGGTAATGCTCTGTGATGGGAAGACCAGCAGTCATATTGAGTGTACATatgtgtttcattgaaatgtgtatgggctgaggggctctgtcCATTCTAGTAATATATTTCTATGCCTCAGACAACCTAGAGATTATTTTCAGGGTCCCCTACCTTCACAGTGTCCGTCGTGGTACACCTGGATCTTGAGGCCGGTCAGGCAGGCGTCGCGGTGGAGCTCACAGTGGTTGCGGTACGTCTTACCATTACTGCCACACACAGAGCGCTTGTGAGCTTTACATtgctgaagacagagagagagagcacccatTTTCAATCTGTGCAGTGAGACATTTGGTCTTTGCCaggaatgtgtgtgtttatgtgtgagaATGCATGCATGCTTGTgcgtaccgtgtgtgtgtgtgtgcaagtgcatatgtgtgtgtgtttgtgtgtgcgagtgcaagcatgcctgcgtgtgtgtgtgtgtgtgtgtgtgtgtgtataggctaAGACTCACCTCAATGCACAGGCAGGAAGGTTCCCCTTTCTCTGTCACAGCACACTCCCTGCCAGCCCCACAGAATACATTGGCACACACCCTGGACTTGCTGTTCCCCTCCTCCAGGCAGAGACACAGAAGACATGGGAGATTATACATCTGATGCCTTCTACTTGTGTGATGATGTATGGACATCTATATAAATACAAATCAACTTCTCCTCCTGCAAAGAAATTGAGATGACATTCCACTTCTTACATGCATTCTTCTAGTATACATTATCTGAAAGATACAAGGAAACACCAAGGAAATGCATAAGAATGAACAGTAATAAGTAATAGGGAAGGGTTCTTCTCGAAGGTGGCCACCGCCATCTAGTGTTGACTAAAATAGCTAGATTTACAGGTATAAAATTTGACGGGGTTGCAGTAATTTTAGGTTTATTTGAGAAACATGCATTATTATACAATTCTTGAGTAATGTTAGATTCAGAAAACGTGTGATTTTACTGGAACCTGGTCTACTTGGCTTGTGTCAGATAACATTGACCACATTTTACTCAATGGCTCAATGACCacattttacatttgacattttacagacagacagacagacagacagacagacagacagacagacagacagacagacagacagacagacagacagacagacagacagacagacagacagacagacagacagacagacagacagacagacagacagacagacagacagacagacagacagacagaccgtatGCATGCATGCTTTTGTGAAGGCTGTCACTAGATGGCGACATGCCCTTCACTTCCTAGCGGTAGGTTTTCTAATGTGTATACCATTACATTCTGTTTTAGATGTCTTGATATATGTTACATTTTAAGAAACACTACATGTCATTTCAATATATATAGACTTTTTAcactcaaacacatacacacagagagagagagagagagagagagagagagagagagaaaagtgtgtTGCCCTTGTCTGCTATCTAAATCCTCCAGACTGATATCCAGACCCACAGTTGCAGATGGAAGTCTGAACAGCCCGTTGAACTGTGACCTTTCATTCACAGCGAGGGCCGCTAAGCGTCCCTCGCTGGCGTCCAAGTTGgcgtccaagatggcgtagcagtaagtcgtcctgtcgtgtcgtgtccctgtatattttgtatattttgtttatattttgtttatttttcgttttttacatatttttcgt from Oncorhynchus kisutch isolate 150728-3 linkage group LG5, Okis_V2, whole genome shotgun sequence harbors:
- the LOC109890684 gene encoding leucine-rich repeat-containing protein 58, with translation MELFATVDQGGCILDMSHLNLESLNLDTVGDERRRVTRQLYLYNNRLIVFPASVCLFSNLEVLDISNNGLTVLCEDIQRLSNLKTLIAKNNRLNEFSFPKEFGSMQIDTLNFSGNIFEEVPIQFLKLQRLKYLSLGGNRLKAIPSEIENVTSLEMLYLGGNLITSIPPELASLHGLRYLVLCDNRIQSVPPQLTRLYSLRCLSLHNNLLTYLPREILSLVHLQELSLRGNPLVVRFIKDMTYDPPSLLELAGRTIKSCNLPYHTNYLPGNLVHYLDLASKCPNPKCTGVYFDSCVRHIKFVDFCGKYRLPFMHYLCSPECTSPCSSNPQSDAESEDEKCVSANRLQRVLLG
- the LOC109887707 gene encoding follistatin-related protein 1-like, producing the protein MMFRSVLLCLLVAVVCCHDEEGNSKSRVCANVFCGAGRECAVTEKGEPSCLCIEQCKAHKRSVCGSNGKTYRNHCELHRDACLTGLKIQVYHDGHCEEKKTDKAVAASPIVCYLANRNELRSRVIQWLQNEVVPDGWFAKGSNFSNILLKYFKDYDNGDSQLDSTEFLKFLQHNETAINITSYADEENNRLLRSLCVDALIELSDENTDWQLSFDEFLNCFKPGFNPPERKCALEDETYEDGAETQVECNRCVCACGNWVCTAVTCEDKVPAVEKTEGADQEMTEEEWTRRVAELNKHQETVEKMKVSTKDI